Proteins co-encoded in one Garra rufa chromosome 7, GarRuf1.0, whole genome shotgun sequence genomic window:
- the arl8a gene encoding ADP-ribosylation factor-like protein 8A: MIALFNKLLDWFKALFWKEEMELTLVGLQYSGKTTFVNVIASGQFSEDMIPTVGFNMRKITKGNVTIKLWDIGGQPRFRSMWERYCRGVSAIVYMVDAADPEKIEASKNELHNLLDKPQLQGIPVLVLGNKRDLPGALDEKELIERMNLSAIQDREICCYSISCKEKDNIDITLQWLIQHSRTRRS; this comes from the exons ATGATCGCGCTATTCAACAAGCTGCTGGACTGGTTCAAGGCCCTCTTCTGGAAAGAGGAGATGGAGCTGACGCTGGTCGGCCTGCAGTACTCGGGAAAAACCACGTTCGTCAACGTGATTGCG TCAGGTCAGTTCAGCGAGGACATGATCCCTACGGTCGGCTTTAACATGCGCAAGATCACCAAGGGAAACGTCACCATCAAG TTGTGGGACATCGGCGGTCAGCCACGCTTCAGGAGCATGTGGGAGCGATACTGTCGTGGCGTCAGCGCTATAGT GTACATGGTTGATGCGGCTGATCCAGAGAAGATCGAGGCGTCGAAGAACGAACTGCACAACTTGTTAGACAAACCGCAGCTGCAGGGAATCCCA GTTCTGGTTTTGGGCAATAAGCGAGATCTTCCCGGAGCTCTGGATGAGAAGGAGCTGATTGAGAGAAT GAACCTGTCGGCCATCCAGGACAGAGAGATCTGCTGTTACTCCATCTCCTGTAAGGAGAAGGACAACATCG ACATCACACTACAGTGGCTGATCCAGCACTCGCGGACCCGGCGGAGCTGA